A stretch of Porites lutea chromosome 5, jaPorLute2.1, whole genome shotgun sequence DNA encodes these proteins:
- the LOC140937661 gene encoding growth factor receptor-bound protein 2-like — protein MEAVALHDFTAHHSNEDELPFRKGSILKILNMTDDKNWYKAEQSGKEGFVPKNYIQMKPHSWYYGKIRRPKAEQLLLQEPHDGAFLLRDSESTAGDFSLSLKFNNQVQHFKVLRDGAGKYFLWVVKFNSLNQLVEYHRAASVSRSQTIYLKDMINAHEVGRALFDFVCQEENELAFSRGDLIKITDTSDAHWWHGKINDREGMFPANYVQVITTR, from the exons ATGGAAGCCGTTGCTTTGCATGATTTCACAGCTCATCATTCCAACGAAGACGAATTACCTTTTAGGAAAGGATCAATTTTGAAG ATATTGAATATGACCGATGACAAAAATTGGTACAAGGCTGAGCAGAGTGGAAAAGAAGGCTTTGTACCCAAAAActacattcaaatgaaaccacaCAG TTGGTATTATGGAAAGATCAGACGACCTAAAGCGGAGCAGCTGCTACTACAGGAACCACACGACGGTGCATTCCTGCTTAGAGACAGCGAAAGCACAGCAG GCGATTTTTCCTTGTCATTAAA GTTTAATAACCAAGTACAACACTTTAAAGTCCTTCGAGATGGAGCAGGGAAATACTTCTTATGGGTTGTTAAGTTTAATTCCCTGAACCAGTTGGTGGAATATCATAGGGCAGCGAGCGTATCCAGATCCCAGACTATTTACTTAAAGGATATGATAAATGCACACGAG GTGGGTCGTGCTCTGTTTGACTTTGTGTGTCAGGAAGAAAACGAACTTGCCTTTTCGAGGGGAGATTTAATCAAGATTACAGACACAAGTGATGCTCACTGGTGGCACGGTAAAATAAACGACAGAGAGGGTATGTTTCCAGCAAATTACGTGCAGGTGATCACGACAAGATAG
- the LOC140937187 gene encoding vesicle-trafficking protein SEC22b-like isoform X2, whose product MVLMTMIGRVIDGLPLAASMQSDQDTSRSLQDYQAQAKLLFRKLSDNSPARSSIETGPMMFHYIIENGVCYLTLTEKTFSKRAAFSFLEELSSEFQREFGSRVPTATRPYSFIEFDTYIQKARKNYQDSRTRRNLNRLNDELHDVQRIMVQNIDDVLQRGEQISVLDDKAGNLRFQSEKYKKDATYLNLRSAYAKYAAVGTIFVVLMIYIRFWWF is encoded by the exons ATGGTTTTGATGACAATGATAGGCCGTGTTATAGACGGCTTACCTCTCGCAGCTTCGATGCAGAGCGACCAGGAT ACTAGTCGCAGCTTGCAAGACTATCAGGCCCAAGCAAAGCTATTGTTCAGAAAACTCTCAGACAATTCACCAGCAAGAAGCAGCATTGAGACAGGACCAATGATGTTTCA TTACATTATTGAAAATGGAGTATGCTACTTGACTTTAACAGAAAAGACATTCTCCAAGAGAGCAGCATTTAGTTTCTTAGAAGAATTATCCTCAGAGTTTCAAAGAGAGTTTGGTTCAAGAGTTCCCACGGCAACTAGACCATATTCATTTATTGAGTTTG ATACATACATTCAAAAGGCAAGAAAAAACTATCAAGATTCTAGAACAAGAAGGAACTTAAACAGATTGAATGATGAACTCCACGATGTACAGCGGATCATGGTTCAAAACATTGATGATGTTCTTCAGAGAGGCGAACAAATTTCAG tGTTGGATGATAAGGCAGGAAATCTAAGGTTTCAGtcagaaaaatacaagaaaGATGCAACCTACTTAAATTTGCGTTCTGCATATGCCAAGTATGCTGCTGTAGGAACAATTTTTGTAGTATTAATGATCTATATTCGATTCTGGTGGTTTTGA
- the LOC140936957 gene encoding F-box/WD repeat-containing protein 7-like yields the protein MAGPGRFVDINRATTEELESLSGVGRTIAKSIVEVRTALGGFSSIEDLKVIQGIGKIFFDVNKNGLCCTPTSSVTRRETRGSAKAKTGRPSLNRRCSPTRTSSKGQSTPKGNGGESAKRKLSCSSSHQLDDEESEKTSPEKKFCTPAHKRLLKLLPLRNYGTIKTATPLMSPVDSRRRHMSFCGHSPAGLEEWLRTFHQWSVEERKYALDEIIETCEPAIVRHIMGTIEPRFQRDFISLLPRELALYVLSFLEPKDLLRAAQTCKCWQTLCDDNLLWKQKCKQARIEEEPLNPVKCVRRRSNGSQQVNQTTKALNSPFKKLFMTKQRIYWNWRMGPLRPSKVLKGHDDHVITCLQFCGSRIVSGSDDGTLKVWSALSGKCLRTLVGHTGGVWSSQLSGNVIVSGSTDRTLKVWNADTGQCMHTLYGHSSTVRCMDMHDNTVVSGSRDGTLRVWDTSSGNCLHVLVGHLAAVRCVKYDGRRVVSGAYDFLVKVWDPETEQCIHTLQGHTNRVYSLQFDGVYIVSGSLDTSIRVWHVETGQCLHTLIGHQSLTSGMELKNNTLVSGNADSTVKIWDITSGQCLQTLAGPNKHQSAVTCLQFNSRFVITSSDDGTVKIWDLRTGEFIRDLVKLDSGGSGGVVWRVKCDEKKLVCAVGSRNGTEETKLLVLDFDVHD from the exons ATGGCTGGCCCAGGACGTTTTGTCGACATAAATCGAGCCACGACCGAAGAACTTGAGAGTTTAAGTGGAGTGGGAAGAACAATAGCGAAGAGTATTGTGGAAGTACGAACTGCCTTGGGCGGTTTTTCGAGTATCGAAGACTTGAAAGTTATCCAAGGAATcggaaaaattttctttgatgtCAACAAAAATGGCTTGTGTTGTACACCGACGTCATCCGTTACCAGACGCGAGACAAGGGGCTCTGCTAAAGCAAAAACTGGAAGGCCCTCGTTAAATAGAAGGTGTTCTCCTACACGGACGTCAAGTAAGGGACAAAGCACACCAAAAGGAAATGGTGGCGAATCTGCTAAACGGAAACTTTCATGTAGCAGTAGTCATCAGCTTGATGACgaagaaagtgagaaaacaTCACCAGAAAAGAAATTTTGTACCCCAGCCCACAAGAGACTGCTAAAACTCCTTCCCCTTAGAAATTATGGGACAATTAAGACTGCAACACCTCTGATGAGTCCTGTTGACAGCCGCCGCAGACACATGTCATTCTGCGGCCATTCCCCAGCAGGACTGGAGGAATGGTTGCGCACATTTCACCAGTGGTCAGTGGAGGAGCGGAAGTACGCTCTTGATGAAATCATTGAGACATGTGAACCTGCAATTGTGAGGCATATTATGGGTACAATTGAACCAAGGTTTCAGCGGGACTTCATATCTCTGTTACCAAGAGAACTCGCTTTGTACGTCCTGTCATTTTTGGAACCCAAGGACTTGCTGCGTGCTGCTCAAACCTGCAAATGTTGGCAAACTCTTTGTGATGACAACTT GCTTTGGAAACAGAAGTGTAAGCAAGCAAGGATAGAAGAAGAGCCACTAAATCCTGTCAAGTGTGTCCGACGCAGATCTAATGGTTCACAACAGGTCAACCAAACTACCAAAGCTTTAAATAGCCCATTTAAAAAACTTTTCATGACAAAACAACGTATTTATTGGAATTGGAGGATGGGACCATTACGCCCATCTAAAGTCCTCAAAGGACATGACGACCATGTTATTACATGTCTTCAGTTTTGTGGTAGTAGAATCGTGAGCGGTTCTGATGATGGCACACTGAAAGTGTGGTCTGCCCTATCTGGCAAGTGTCTCCGCACTCTTGTGGGGCACACAGGTGGAGTCTGGTCATCCCAACTGAGTGGTAATGTAATTGTCAGTGGCTCCACTGATCGAACACTCAAGGTTTGGAATGCAGACACTGGACAGTGCATGCATACACTGTATGGACACTCATCCACTGTGCGCTGCATGGACATGCATGATAACACTGTAGTGAGTGGCTCCAGGGATGGAACTCTAAGAGTTTGGGATACATCTTCTGGAAACTGTCTTCATGTATTAGTTGGCCATCTTGCGGCAGTGAGATG TGTGAAGTACGATGGTAGACGTGTAGTCAGTGGAGCTTATGACTTCCTTGTAAAAGTTTGGGACCCAGAAACAGAACAGTGTATACACACTCTACAAGGGCATACCAACAGGGTCTACTCCTTACAATTTGATGGTGTGTACATTGTTAGTGGTTCACTGGACACCTCAATACGTGTATGGCACGTGGAGACTGGTCAGTGCCTTCACACCTTAATTGGACACCAGTCACTCACCAGTGGTATGGAACTTAAGAACAATACTTTGGTGTCTGGGAATGCTGATTCAACTGTCAAAATCTGGGACATCACTTCTGGTCAGTGTTTGCAAACCCTTGCAGGTCCAAATAAGCACCAGAGTGCTGTTACATGCCTGCAATTCAACAGCCGCTTTGTGATTACTAGCTCAGATGATGGCACAGTGAAAATCTGGGATTTGCGTACTGGAGAGTTTATCAGAGATCTTGTGAAGTTGGACAGTGGGGGTAGTGGTGGTGTGGTTTGGAGAGTAAAATGTGATGAAAAGAAACTTGTTTGTGCTGTGGGAAGCAGAAATGGTACAGAAGAAACCAAGCTCCTGGTCTTGGACTTTGATGTACATGATTAA
- the LOC140937576 gene encoding polyprenal reductase-like, which yields MDVLLFSLFLANIASFLVSILYILKRFIPKWMHFTFEWGKSESAENCSGLIQILHVPNRWFTHFYVVGSCLSCLLLLMLVLHCFHGGTSVPKAMSHILSLHFTPHIDCFTAFVSLFLLLVQTSRRLYECCFISVFSSRIHILHYFVGIAFYILDAAAVAVPFLKAEQIDKDWCNSCRRPFKDFSWYQWLAVAMFLWASLHQWRCHNILAKLRHSPSMEARKVYRIPYGDWFEFVSSPHYLAEIMIYISLFLLQKAKNIYIGLILLLTVENLSLGATVTHDWYKKKFKEYPQSRYRIVPLLY from the exons ATGGAcgttcttcttttctctttgtttctCGCAAATATCGCCAGCTTTCTGGTGTCCATACTGTACATTTTGAAGAGATTTATTCCCAAATGGATGCACTTCACTTTTGAATGGGGAAAGTCTGAGTCTGCGGAAAATTGCAGTGGATTGATTCAGATTTTACATGTTCCAAACAG GTGGTTTACTCATTTCTATGTTGTTGGAAGTTGTTTGTCCTGTTTGCTTCTCTTGATGTTAGTTCTTCACTGTTTCCATGGAGGCACATCAGTTCCCAAGGCAATGTCTCACATACTAAGCCTTCACTTTACTCCTCATATTGACTGCTTCACTGCCTTTGTATCTCTTTTTCTTCTACTGGTACAGACAAGTCGCAGATTATATGAGTGTTGTTTTATCAGTGTATTCTCCAGTAGGATTCATATATTACATTACTTTGTGGGTATAGCATTTTACATTCTGGATGCTGCTGCAGTTGCCGTCCCATTTCTCAAGGCAGAACAAATCGACAAAG ATTGGTGCAATTCTTGTAGACGTCCCTTCAAAGACTTTTCCTGGTACCAGTGGCTTGCCGTAGCTATGTTTTTATGGGCAAGTTTGCATCAGTGGAGGTGTCATAACATCCTAGCAAAGTTACGGCACTCACCAAGCATGGAGGCAAGGAAAGTCTACAGAATACCTTATGGAGACTGGTTTGAGTTTGTTTCCAGCCCTCACTACCTTGCAGAAATCATGATTTACATATCATTGTTTCTACTACAGAAAGCAAAGAATATTTACATTGGCTTAATCTTGCTTCTAACAGTTGAGAACCTCTCTCTTGGGGCAACAGTGACACATGACTGGTACAAAAAGAAGTTTAAGGAATATCCTCAATCTCGATACAGGATTGTTCCATTATTGTACTAG
- the LOC140937187 gene encoding vesicle-trafficking protein SEC22b-like isoform X1: MVLMTMIGRVIDGLPLAASMQSDQDTSRSLQDYQAQAKLLFRKLSDNSPARSSIETGPMMFHYIIENGVCYLTLTEKTFSKRAAFSFLEELSSEFQREFGSRVPTATRPYSFIEFDTYIQKARKNYQDSRTRRNLNRLNDELHDVQRIMVQNIDDVLQRGEQISVYDMMVGQGKTQGPPTENLYSPWPLNSQILRFPPQSQMKSKLVAGHMMAKLICIVLSQ, encoded by the exons ATGGTTTTGATGACAATGATAGGCCGTGTTATAGACGGCTTACCTCTCGCAGCTTCGATGCAGAGCGACCAGGAT ACTAGTCGCAGCTTGCAAGACTATCAGGCCCAAGCAAAGCTATTGTTCAGAAAACTCTCAGACAATTCACCAGCAAGAAGCAGCATTGAGACAGGACCAATGATGTTTCA TTACATTATTGAAAATGGAGTATGCTACTTGACTTTAACAGAAAAGACATTCTCCAAGAGAGCAGCATTTAGTTTCTTAGAAGAATTATCCTCAGAGTTTCAAAGAGAGTTTGGTTCAAGAGTTCCCACGGCAACTAGACCATATTCATTTATTGAGTTTG ATACATACATTCAAAAGGCAAGAAAAAACTATCAAGATTCTAGAACAAGAAGGAACTTAAACAGATTGAATGATGAACTCCACGATGTACAGCGGATCATGGTTCAAAACATTGATGATGTTCTTCAGAGAGGCGAACAAATTTCAG TTTATGACATGATGGTTGGTCAGGGGAAGACTCAAGGCCCACCAACTGAGAATCTGTACAGTCCATGGCCATTAAACAGTCAAATTCTGAGATTTCCCCCTCAGAGCCAAATGAAGAGCAAACTGGTGGCTGGTCACATGATGGCAAAGCTGATCTGCATTGTTCTGAGTCAGTGA